One Vigna unguiculata cultivar IT97K-499-35 chromosome 11, ASM411807v1, whole genome shotgun sequence DNA window includes the following coding sequences:
- the LOC114169409 gene encoding cytosolic sulfotransferase 14-like, which produces MEGHGLWKEVLESKYGSWRNLNETSISRYTSRWWKDIHKVCGNTEHGAWFKKCIGWLVGEGKKVNFWEDTWVGDESLSSRFPRLYSILESKERYIEEVGQVIAWVMFGSWLGSMVLVTFECFILYTLHILSHVLGLSVSVFAIALSLPRDRGLGEGPYLHLFQDFWCPSFYFQGVTNFQKHFHAKDSDVFLASFPKSGTTWLKALTFVIVNHQRFPSFENHPLLSSNPHELVSFPEFILSHDLHDQILSLSNMSEPRLLATHLPFPSLPNSITKSNCKIIYICRNPFDTFVSAWEFFSKTKSVSSPDALTFEEAFEKYCNGIMGFGPWWSHMLGYWNESITRPDKVLFLKYEDLKEDAVFHVKRIVEFLDSPIAQEGESSAVIENIINLCRFEKMKDLEVNKSGEVDNIAEKKNFFRKGKIGDWVNYFSPSMIEKLSKIIEEKLSGSGLSFKVHS; this is translated from the exons ATGGAGGGGCATGGTCTTTGGAAAGAGGTACTTGAATCAAAATACGGGTCATGGAGGAATCTTAATGAAACTAGTATATCTAGATATACATCTAGGTGGTGGAAAGATATCCATAAAGTTTGCGGTAACACTGAGCATGGGGCATGGTTCAAAAAGTGTATTGGGTGGTTAGTAGGAGAAGGGAAAAAGGTAAATTTTTGGGAAGATACATGGGTAGGGGATGAATCTCTTAGTAGTAGGTTCCCCAGGCTATATTCTATATTAGAGAGTAAAGAAAGATACATAGAGGAGGTTGGTCAAGTGATAGCCTGG GTTATGTTTGGCTCCTGGTTGGGTTCCATGGTATTGGTGACCTTTGAATGCTTCATTCTATACACTTTGCATATACTTAGTCATGTGTTGGGTCTTTCTGTCTCTGTTTTTG CTATTGCTCTCTCCCTTCCCAGGGATAGGGGTCTGGGTGAAGGTCCCTATCTCCACCTATTTCAAGATTTTTGGTGCccatcattttattttcaaggAGTCACCAACtttcaaaaacattttcatGCAAAAGACAGTGATGTTTTTCTTGCCAGCTTTCCAAAATCAGGTACCACCTGGTTGAAAGCCCTTACTTTTGTCATTGTAAACCATCAACGTTTTCCCTCTTTTGAGAACCATCCATTACTTTCTTCCAATCCTCATGAACTTGTGTCATTCCCTGAATTCATCTTGTCTCATGATTTGCATGACCAAATTCTTTCCCTCTCCAACATGAGTGAGCCAAGACTTCTCGCTACTCACTTACCATTCCCTTCATTACCGAACTCAATCACAAAATCCAATTGCAAGATCATTTATATATGCAGAAATCCATTTGATACTTTTGTTTCAGCATGGGAATTCTTTTCTAAAACGAAGTCAGTGTCTTCACCTGATGCATTAACATTCGAGGAAGCGTTTGAAAAGTATTGCAATGGGATAATGGGGTTTGGTCCATGGTGGAGTCATATGTTAGGTTACTGGAATGAGAGCATAACTAGACCAGACAAAGTTTTGTTCTTAAAGTATGAAGATCTTAAAGAGGATGCAGTGTTTCATGTGAAAAGAATTGTAGAGTTCTTGGACTCTCCTATCGCTCAAGAAGGAGAGAGCAGCGCAGTGATTGAAAACATAATCAATCTATGCAGATTTGAGAAGATGAAGGATTTGGAAGTGAATAAATCAGGAGAAGTAGACAATATTGCAGAGAAGAAAAACTTCTTTCGGAAGGGTAAGATAGGAGATTGGGTAAATTACTTTTCTCCTTCTATGATAGAAAAGTTATCCAAAATCATTGAAGAGAAATTAAGTGGATCAGGTCTATCATTTAAAGTGCATTCCTAA
- the LOC114168985 gene encoding cytosolic sulfotransferase 15-like, translating into MASPEGLQAYEEEKLLLSLPKEKGWASRHLYLFQHFWCPSTHIEGVINFQNHFQAKDSDVIVASFPKSGTTWLKALTFAILNRQRFSSSHNHPLLTSNSHELVPFLDFIFHGDNIHDKLSDLSNMTEPRVFGTHIPFPSLSNSVKESNCKIVYICRNPFDTFVSSWTFFNKIKSDSLNDVTIEEALENYCKGIIGFGPTWEHMLGYWKESIAKPNKVLFLKYEELKENVSFYVKRVAEFLDCPFTKEEESNGVIENIIKLCSFEKMKNLEVNKCGIVGRNIEKKYLFRKGEIGDWVNYFSPAMIEKLSKTMEEKLSGSGLSFKTSS; encoded by the coding sequence ATGGCTTCACCAGAAGGGCTGCAAGCATACGAGGAAGAGAAGCTACTTCTGTCCCTTCCGAAAGAGAAGGGTTGGGCATCACGCCATCTCTATCTTTTTCAACACTTTTGGTGTCCATCAACTCATATTGAAGGTgtaatcaattttcaaaatcacTTTCAGGCAAAAGACAGTGATGTTATTGTTGCCAGCTTTCCCAAATCAGGTACTACTTGGTTGAAAGCCCTAACTTTTGCTATTCTCAACAGACAACGTTTCTCATCTTCTCATAATCATCCATTACTCACTTCCAATTCTCATGAACTTGTTCCTTTTCTTGATTTCATCTTTCATGGTGATAACATCCATGACAAGCTTTCTGACCTCTCCAATATGACTGAACCAAGAGTTTTTGGTACTCACATTCCATTCCCTTCCCTCTCCAACTCAGTTAAAGAGTCCAACTGTAAGATAGTTTATATCTGCAGAAATCCATTTGACACTTTTGTTTCATCTTGGACCTTcttcaataaaataaagtcaGATTCTCTGAATGATGTAACGATAGAGGAAGCTTTAGAAAATTACTGCAAGGGAATAATTGGGTTTGGTCCGACTTGGGAGCATATGTTAGGTTACTGGAAAGAGAGCATAGCAAAACCTAACAAGGTTCTGTTTTTGAAGTATGAAGAACTCAAAGAAAATGTCAGTTTTTACGTTAAAAGAGTTGCAGAATTCTTGGACTGTCCTTTCACAAAAGAAGAGGAAAGTAACGGAGTGATCGAAAACATAATAAAGTTATGCAGTTTCGAGAAAATGAAGAATCTAGAAGTGAATAAATGTGGAATAGTTGGGAGAAACATTGAGAAAAAGTACCTATTTCGGAAGGGTGAAATAGGGGATTGGGTAAACTACTTTTCCCCAGCTATGATAGAAAAATTATCGAAAACAATGGAAGAAAAATTAAGTGGATCTGGTCTTTCCTTTAAAACGTCTTCTTAA